From the Hymenobacter yonginensis genome, one window contains:
- a CDS encoding M42 family metallopeptidase — protein MRSESFDFLQKYLNNPSPTGFEKEGQKIWLDYIRPYIDEYFVDTYGTVVGVINPEAKYKVVIEAHADEISYFVNFITESGFLYLRRNGGSDPLVAPSKRVNIHTDKGIVKAVFGWPAIHVRKVEQDKAPTIETVFLDCGASSKEEVEEMGIHVGSVVTFEDEFMVLNDKFYVGRALDNRVGGFMIAEVARMLKENKKTLPYGLYIVNAVQEEIGLRGAEMVAHRIQPNVAIITDVTHDTQSPMYEKKTSGDIFCGKGPVITYGPAVQNNLRDLIIRTAQETGIPFQRAAATRATGTDTDAFAYSGAGVASALISLPLKYMHTTVETVHQDDVQSVTQLIYETLLRIEDGHDFRYFN, from the coding sequence ATGCGCTCAGAAAGCTTCGATTTCCTCCAGAAATATCTCAACAACCCCTCTCCTACCGGTTTCGAGAAGGAAGGCCAGAAAATCTGGCTGGACTACATCCGGCCTTACATCGACGAGTACTTCGTGGATACCTACGGCACGGTGGTGGGCGTTATTAACCCTGAGGCCAAGTACAAAGTGGTGATTGAGGCCCACGCCGACGAAATCAGCTACTTCGTCAACTTCATCACCGAGTCGGGCTTCCTGTACCTGCGTCGCAACGGCGGCTCCGACCCGCTGGTGGCGCCCAGCAAGCGCGTGAACATCCACACCGACAAGGGCATTGTGAAAGCCGTGTTCGGCTGGCCGGCCATCCACGTGCGCAAGGTGGAGCAGGACAAGGCACCTACCATCGAAACCGTGTTCCTGGACTGCGGCGCTTCTTCCAAGGAAGAAGTTGAGGAAATGGGCATCCACGTCGGCTCCGTCGTCACGTTCGAGGACGAGTTCATGGTGCTCAACGACAAGTTTTATGTAGGCCGCGCGCTCGACAACCGCGTAGGCGGCTTCATGATTGCGGAAGTGGCCCGCATGCTCAAGGAGAACAAGAAAACGCTGCCCTACGGCCTCTACATCGTAAATGCGGTGCAGGAGGAAATCGGGCTGCGCGGGGCCGAAATGGTGGCCCACCGCATTCAGCCCAACGTGGCCATCATCACCGACGTGACCCACGACACTCAGTCGCCGATGTATGAGAAGAAGACCAGCGGCGACATTTTCTGCGGCAAAGGGCCGGTGATTACCTACGGTCCGGCCGTGCAAAACAACCTGCGCGACCTGATCATCCGGACGGCTCAGGAAACGGGCATTCCGTTCCAGCGCGCCGCCGCCACCCGCGCCACCGGCACCGACACCGATGCTTTTGCCTATTCCGGTGCCGGCGTGGCCTCGGCCCTGATTTCGCTGCCCCTCAAATACATGCACACCACCGTCGAGACCGTGCATCAGGACGACGTGCAGAGCGTAACGCAGCTCATCTACGAAACGCTGCTGCGCATCGAGGACGGCCACGATTTCCGCTATTTCAACTAA
- a CDS encoding GNAT family N-acetyltransferase: MSITIRPSTLQDAPAIRRLYQRVSAESGGLARRPEEITEDYVQHFLARSVSQGIGLVAEQAGELVAEIHAYQAGLQIFAHVLGDLTVAIAPAAQGQGLGRRLFTELLTQAQARFPQVSRVELLVRESNTRAIALYEKLGFRQEGRFEGRVAGAHGLEADIPMAWHAPQLSVGD; the protein is encoded by the coding sequence ATGTCCATCACCATCCGCCCCTCTACGCTTCAGGACGCGCCCGCCATTCGGCGGCTGTACCAGCGCGTGTCGGCGGAAAGCGGCGGGCTGGCCCGGCGGCCCGAGGAAATAACCGAGGACTACGTGCAGCATTTTCTGGCGCGAAGCGTGAGCCAGGGCATCGGGCTGGTGGCGGAACAGGCGGGCGAATTGGTAGCGGAGATTCACGCCTACCAGGCGGGCCTGCAGATTTTCGCCCACGTGCTCGGCGACCTGACGGTGGCCATTGCGCCCGCCGCGCAGGGCCAGGGCTTGGGGCGGCGGCTGTTCACCGAGCTGCTGACCCAAGCGCAGGCCCGATTTCCGCAGGTAAGCCGCGTGGAGCTGCTGGTGCGCGAGAGCAACACCCGCGCCATTGCGCTGTACGAAAAGCTGGGCTTCCGCCAGGAAGGCCGTTTTGAGGGCCGCGTAGCCGGCGCGCATGGTCTGGAAGCTGACATTCCGATGGCCTGGCACGCGCCGCAGTTATCGGTGGGCGACTAA
- a CDS encoding type II toxin-antitoxin system MqsA family antitoxin: MTCTLCKTGQLLPGVTTVTLERDGAVMVLKEVPARVCENCGNYQLEASVAAQVLSTANEALAKGAEVEITRWRLAG, translated from the coding sequence ATGACCTGTACGCTTTGCAAAACCGGCCAGCTGTTGCCTGGTGTTACTACCGTCACACTGGAGCGTGACGGGGCCGTGATGGTGCTGAAGGAAGTGCCGGCCCGGGTATGTGAAAACTGCGGCAACTACCAGTTGGAGGCATCTGTGGCCGCCCAGGTACTCAGCACCGCTAACGAGGCGCTGGCCAAAGGGGCGGAAGTTGAAATCACCCGCTGGCGGCTGGCTGGCTAG
- a CDS encoding DUF4258 domain-containing protein: MNCTALELTSHVVQRMFSRRLDMQLVEKAVQNGLLIRRYEDDTPYPSVLLLYMEAGQPLHVVVAQNPATGICVLITAYVPDPLLWDETFTRKL; encoded by the coding sequence ATGAACTGCACGGCCCTGGAACTAACCAGCCACGTTGTACAGCGTATGTTCAGCCGTCGGTTGGATATGCAGCTGGTGGAAAAGGCCGTGCAGAACGGACTGCTGATTCGCCGCTACGAAGATGACACGCCCTATCCCAGCGTTTTGTTGCTATACATGGAAGCTGGACAGCCGTTGCACGTAGTGGTAGCTCAGAATCCGGCAACGGGTATCTGCGTGCTGATTACTGCGTACGTGCCGGACCCGTTGTTGTGGGACGAAACCTTCACCCGTAAACTGTAG
- a CDS encoding acyl-CoA carboxylase subunit beta, which yields MSDPHAEAQLSKTEILARKNEEALLGGGQARIDAQHKKGKLTARERIDLLFDEGSFEEIGKFVMHRSKDFGLDKEYYLGDGVVTGYGTVNGRLVYAFSQDFTVFGGSLSETHAEKIVKIMDLAMKNGAPVIGLNDSGGARIQEGVVSLGGYADIFYKNTLASGVVPQLSAIMGPCAGGAVYSPAITDFILMVEDTSYMFVTGPNVVKTVTHENVTSEELGGASTHSAKSGVTHFSCANEVACITHLKQLLSYMPQNCEETAPMVPYEAGQDESRPALDTIIPDNPNQPYDIREVIDGIIDAGSFLEVHQNFAENIVVGFARLGGRSIGIVGNQPAVLAGVLDINASTKAARFVRFCDSFNIPLLVLEDVPGFLPGTDQEWRGIITNGAKLLYAFCEATVPRITVITRKAYGGAYDVMNSKHIGADMNYAWPTAEIAVMGAKGAAEIIFKREIAAAEDPEAKLQEKVDEYQQKFATPYRAAHRGFVDEVILPSQTRQKLIRAFKMLENKVDTLPRKKHGNIPL from the coding sequence ATGTCCGATCCGCACGCTGAAGCCCAACTGAGCAAAACCGAAATTCTAGCCCGTAAAAACGAAGAGGCCCTGCTCGGCGGCGGCCAGGCCCGCATCGATGCCCAGCACAAAAAAGGCAAGCTCACCGCCCGCGAGCGGATCGACCTGCTGTTCGACGAGGGCTCGTTCGAGGAAATCGGCAAGTTTGTGATGCACCGCTCCAAAGACTTCGGTCTGGACAAAGAGTATTACCTCGGCGACGGTGTGGTGACCGGTTACGGCACCGTGAACGGCCGACTGGTGTACGCGTTTTCGCAGGATTTCACGGTGTTTGGCGGCTCGCTGAGCGAAACCCACGCCGAGAAAATCGTGAAGATCATGGACCTAGCCATGAAGAATGGGGCCCCTGTTATCGGCCTCAACGACTCGGGCGGGGCCCGGATTCAGGAAGGCGTGGTGAGCCTGGGCGGTTACGCCGATATCTTCTACAAGAACACTTTGGCCTCGGGCGTGGTGCCGCAGCTGTCGGCCATTATGGGGCCGTGCGCGGGCGGCGCGGTATACTCGCCGGCCATCACTGACTTCATCCTGATGGTGGAGGACACGAGCTACATGTTTGTGACCGGACCCAACGTGGTAAAAACCGTAACCCACGAAAACGTGACCAGCGAGGAGTTGGGCGGGGCCAGCACCCACTCGGCCAAAAGCGGTGTGACGCACTTCTCGTGCGCCAACGAGGTGGCCTGCATCACCCACCTCAAGCAGTTGCTGAGCTACATGCCTCAGAACTGCGAGGAAACCGCCCCCATGGTGCCCTATGAGGCTGGCCAGGACGAAAGCCGCCCCGCTCTCGACACCATCATCCCCGACAACCCCAACCAGCCCTACGACATCCGGGAGGTAATTGACGGCATCATCGACGCCGGCTCCTTCCTGGAGGTGCACCAGAACTTCGCCGAGAACATCGTGGTGGGCTTTGCCCGCCTGGGAGGCCGCAGCATCGGTATCGTGGGCAACCAGCCGGCCGTGCTGGCCGGCGTGCTCGACATCAACGCCAGCACCAAGGCCGCCCGCTTCGTGCGGTTCTGCGACTCGTTCAACATTCCGCTGCTAGTGCTGGAAGACGTGCCCGGCTTCCTGCCCGGCACCGACCAGGAGTGGCGCGGCATCATCACCAACGGGGCCAAGCTGCTCTACGCCTTCTGCGAAGCCACCGTGCCGCGCATCACCGTCATCACCCGCAAAGCCTACGGCGGGGCCTACGACGTGATGAACAGCAAGCACATTGGGGCCGACATGAACTACGCTTGGCCTACCGCTGAAATTGCGGTAATGGGCGCGAAGGGGGCCGCCGAAATCATCTTCAAGCGCGAAATTGCCGCCGCCGAAGACCCAGAGGCCAAGCTGCAGGAGAAGGTAGACGAGTACCAGCAGAAGTTCGCCACACCTTACCGCGCCGCCCACCGCGGCTTCGTGGACGAGGTAATTCTGCCCTCCCAGACGCGCCAGAAGCTGATCCGCGCCTTCAAGATGCTGGAAAACAAAGTGGACACGCTGCCCCGCAAAAAGCACGGCAACATTCCGCTGTAG
- a CDS encoding ATP-dependent Clp protease ATP-binding subunit gives MEAKFSNRVKEVISLSREEAIRLGHDYIGTEHLLLGMIREGEGTAIGLLKKLGVSVDELKYALEQATRNTATQGTSITGSIPLTKQTEKVLKITYLEAKIFKSEIIGTEHLLLSILRDEDNISSQILSKFNVNYESVRDSLDYHGNTANNPTNGPEADDDDNDRLFGGGAGRGGAGAGATPKKGTEKSRTPVLDNFGRDLTKLAEDDKLDPIVGREKEIERVAQILSRRKKNNPILIGEPGVGKTAIAEGLALRIIQKKVSRVLFGKRVVTLDLASLVAGTKYRGQFEERMKAVMNELEKSPDVILFIDELHTIVGAGGASGSLDASNMFKPALARGEIQCIGATTLDEYRQYIEKDGALARRFQMVMVDPTTPEETIEILHNIKDKYQDHHHVVYTDKAIEACVKLSDRYMSDRFLPDKAIDILDEAGARVHINNIVVPEDILKLEEQIENIKVEKNRVVKSQKYEEAAKLRDTEKKLIDQLDQAKKDWEEETKKKRYTVKEENVAEVIAMMTGIPVSRVAQNESSKLLKMGEELQGKVIGQDKAIKQLVKAIQRTRVGLKDPKKPIGSFVFLGPTGVGKTELAKVLATYLFDKEDSLVRIDMSEYMEKFSVSRLVGAPPGYVGYEEGGQLTEKIRRKPYSVILLDEIEKAHPDVYNLLLQVLDDGILTDGLGRKVDFRNTIIIMTSNIGARDLQDFGAGIGFGTKARNENMDELTKGTITNALRKTFSPEFLNRLDDVIVFNSLEKKDIHKIIDISLSKLLSRIQTLGYKVELTEAAKDFVAEKGYDPKYGARPLNRAIQKYIEDPIAEEILKAEIAQGDVITADYTAGAEELVFAVSKSGESMNLASDERPEEAPEPSDDEPTDNKKKGE, from the coding sequence ATGGAAGCTAAATTCTCAAATCGAGTCAAGGAGGTCATCTCCCTGAGCCGGGAAGAGGCCATCCGGCTCGGGCACGACTATATCGGCACCGAACACCTGTTGCTGGGAATGATTCGCGAAGGGGAAGGCACGGCTATCGGACTGCTCAAGAAATTGGGCGTGTCGGTAGACGAGCTGAAATATGCCCTTGAGCAAGCCACCCGCAACACGGCCACCCAGGGCACGAGCATCACCGGCTCCATCCCGCTGACGAAACAGACCGAGAAAGTCCTCAAGATCACCTACCTCGAAGCCAAAATCTTCAAGAGCGAGATTATCGGTACGGAGCATCTGCTGCTGTCGATTCTGCGCGATGAAGACAACATTTCGTCCCAAATCCTCAGCAAATTCAACGTGAACTACGAATCTGTCCGCGATTCGCTGGATTACCACGGTAACACGGCGAACAACCCCACCAACGGCCCCGAGGCCGATGACGACGACAACGACCGCCTCTTTGGCGGCGGGGCAGGCCGCGGCGGTGCCGGGGCTGGCGCCACGCCCAAGAAAGGCACCGAGAAGTCGCGTACGCCCGTGCTCGACAACTTCGGGCGCGACCTGACCAAACTGGCCGAGGACGACAAGCTCGACCCCATTGTGGGCCGCGAAAAAGAGATTGAGCGCGTAGCTCAGATCCTGAGCCGCCGCAAAAAGAACAACCCGATTCTGATTGGTGAGCCTGGCGTTGGTAAAACGGCTATTGCCGAAGGCCTCGCCCTGCGCATCATCCAGAAGAAGGTGTCGCGCGTGCTGTTTGGCAAGCGCGTGGTTACGCTGGATCTGGCGTCGCTGGTGGCGGGCACCAAGTACCGCGGCCAGTTCGAGGAGCGTATGAAAGCTGTGATGAACGAGCTGGAAAAGTCGCCCGACGTGATTCTGTTCATTGACGAGCTGCACACGATTGTGGGCGCTGGCGGTGCCTCCGGCTCGCTGGACGCCTCCAACATGTTCAAGCCGGCTCTGGCCCGCGGCGAAATCCAATGCATTGGCGCGACTACGCTCGACGAGTACCGCCAGTACATTGAGAAGGATGGTGCCCTGGCCCGTCGTTTCCAGATGGTAATGGTCGATCCGACCACGCCCGAGGAGACAATTGAAATCCTGCACAACATTAAGGATAAGTACCAGGACCACCACCACGTAGTGTATACCGACAAGGCCATTGAGGCTTGCGTGAAGCTGTCGGACCGCTACATGTCCGACCGGTTCCTGCCCGACAAGGCCATCGACATTCTCGACGAGGCCGGTGCCCGCGTGCACATCAACAACATCGTGGTGCCCGAAGATATTCTCAAGCTCGAAGAGCAGATTGAGAACATCAAGGTGGAGAAAAACCGCGTGGTGAAAAGCCAGAAGTACGAAGAGGCTGCCAAGCTGCGCGACACGGAGAAGAAACTGATTGATCAGCTCGACCAGGCCAAAAAGGACTGGGAAGAGGAGACCAAGAAGAAGCGCTACACCGTGAAAGAGGAAAACGTGGCCGAAGTAATTGCCATGATGACCGGCATCCCCGTTTCGCGCGTGGCGCAGAACGAAAGCTCCAAGCTCCTGAAAATGGGCGAAGAGCTGCAGGGCAAGGTAATCGGGCAGGACAAGGCCATCAAGCAGCTGGTGAAAGCTATCCAGCGCACCCGCGTTGGTCTGAAAGATCCCAAGAAGCCCATCGGCTCGTTCGTGTTCCTGGGCCCAACCGGCGTAGGTAAGACCGAGCTGGCCAAAGTGCTAGCTACCTACCTCTTCGACAAGGAAGATTCGCTGGTGCGGATCGACATGTCGGAGTACATGGAGAAATTCAGCGTATCGCGCCTGGTTGGCGCGCCTCCCGGCTACGTAGGCTACGAAGAGGGCGGTCAGCTGACGGAGAAAATCCGCCGCAAGCCGTACTCGGTGATTCTGCTCGACGAAATCGAGAAGGCTCACCCCGACGTGTACAACCTGCTTCTGCAGGTGCTGGACGACGGCATCCTGACCGACGGCCTCGGTCGCAAGGTGGACTTCCGCAACACCATCATCATCATGACCTCGAACATCGGGGCGCGTGATCTGCAGGACTTCGGCGCTGGCATCGGCTTCGGCACCAAGGCTCGCAACGAGAACATGGACGAGTTGACGAAGGGCACCATCACCAACGCCTTGCGCAAAACCTTCTCGCCTGAGTTCCTCAACCGTTTGGACGATGTGATTGTCTTCAACTCGCTGGAGAAGAAAGACATCCATAAAATCATCGATATCAGCCTCAGCAAGCTGCTGAGCCGAATCCAGACGCTGGGCTACAAAGTGGAGCTGACCGAAGCCGCCAAGGATTTCGTGGCCGAGAAAGGCTACGACCCCAAATACGGCGCACGGCCGCTCAACCGGGCCATCCAGAAGTATATCGAAGACCCGATTGCGGAGGAAATCCTGAAGGCCGAAATTGCCCAGGGCGACGTCATCACGGCCGACTACACGGCCGGCGCCGAGGAGCTGGTGTTTGCGGTAAGCAAAAGCGGCGAATCGATGAATCTGGCCAGCGACGAGCGGCCGGAGGAAGCGCCCGAGCCATCGGACGACGAGCCGACGGACAACAAGAAGAAAGGCGAGTAA
- a CDS encoding WbqC family protein, translating into MPAVLSELPYHPPIAFFSQLLGADALWLEAHEHYRKQTYRNRCLILTAQGQQPLTVPVVDGNRSEKVAISALEIDYRQNWIHRHWRTLQTAYGGSPYFEYYADYLHDIYQQKPALLFDLNLQFLRFYLRCLRLRVPLHLTTTYLPAAADPSLLPPDLLDCRDHLTPKAQTSPEPDRTSGRPYPQTFGKDFVPGLSILDLLFMQGPAAGSFLA; encoded by the coding sequence ATGCCTGCCGTCTTATCCGAACTGCCCTACCACCCGCCAATTGCCTTTTTCAGCCAGCTGCTGGGGGCCGATGCCCTGTGGCTGGAAGCCCACGAGCACTACCGCAAGCAAACCTACCGCAACCGCTGCCTGATCCTGACGGCGCAGGGCCAGCAACCCCTCACCGTGCCCGTCGTAGACGGAAACCGCAGCGAGAAAGTAGCCATTTCCGCGCTGGAAATCGATTATCGGCAGAACTGGATTCACCGGCACTGGCGCACGCTGCAAACCGCGTACGGGGGCTCGCCGTACTTCGAATATTACGCCGACTACCTGCACGACATCTACCAGCAAAAGCCCGCGCTTTTGTTTGATCTGAACCTGCAGTTTCTGCGTTTCTACCTCCGCTGCCTGCGCCTGCGCGTGCCGCTGCACCTCACCACCACCTACCTGCCTGCTGCCGCTGACCCCTCGCTCCTCCCACCCGACCTGCTCGACTGCCGCGACCACCTGACACCAAAGGCCCAGACCAGCCCCGAACCTGACAGGACGTCGGGCCGGCCCTACCCCCAGACGTTTGGTAAAGATTTTGTACCGGGGCTCAGCATCTTAGACCTGCTGTTTATGCAGGGCCCGGCCGCCGGCAGTTTTCTCGCGTAG
- a CDS encoding lysophospholipid acyltransferase family protein → MPKPYPWYYRPLNWLLRGLAFLPLPVLYVLADGIYLLLTYVVRYRRNVVLTNLRNSFPEKPEAEIQRIAKEFYRHFAEVMVETLKLAVMPAAELKKRVWFSNPEVLERHFAQGRTVLGLSSHAGNWEWVLTSGALWLSAHADGVYKPLSNPFFESFLHQLRTRTGAGLIPMRDTLRDMVQRRGETRVVSLLSDQAAGPEDRPYWTEFMHQDSGFYTSADRLAARFHCPVVYVSIRRLRRGYYQIILTELYDGDAPLPANDFPITEAFVRQLERDIQDFPADYLWTHRRWKHKRP, encoded by the coding sequence ATGCCCAAGCCCTATCCCTGGTATTACCGCCCGCTGAACTGGCTGTTGCGCGGCCTTGCTTTTCTGCCGCTGCCGGTTCTTTACGTGCTGGCCGACGGCATCTATCTGCTGCTGACCTATGTGGTGCGCTACCGGCGCAACGTGGTTCTGACCAACCTACGCAACTCTTTTCCGGAAAAGCCGGAAGCGGAAATCCAGCGCATCGCTAAAGAGTTTTACCGGCACTTTGCGGAAGTGATGGTGGAAACGTTGAAGCTGGCGGTGATGCCCGCCGCGGAATTAAAGAAGCGGGTGTGGTTCAGCAACCCCGAGGTGCTGGAGCGCCACTTCGCGCAGGGCCGCACCGTGCTGGGGCTGTCGTCGCACGCGGGCAATTGGGAGTGGGTGCTGACTTCAGGTGCCTTATGGCTGTCGGCGCACGCCGATGGGGTGTACAAGCCGCTGAGCAATCCGTTTTTTGAGAGTTTCCTGCACCAGCTGCGCACCCGCACCGGGGCCGGCCTGATTCCGATGCGCGACACGCTGCGCGACATGGTGCAGCGCCGCGGCGAAACCCGCGTGGTGAGCCTGCTCTCCGACCAGGCCGCCGGCCCCGAAGACCGGCCCTACTGGACCGAGTTCATGCACCAGGATTCTGGCTTCTACACCAGCGCCGACCGGCTGGCGGCCCGCTTCCATTGCCCGGTGGTGTACGTGAGCATCCGGCGCCTGCGCCGCGGTTACTACCAGATCATCCTCACGGAGCTATACGACGGCGACGCGCCGCTGCCCGCCAACGACTTCCCCATCACCGAAGCCTTCGTGCGGCAGCTGGAGCGGGATATTCAGGATTTTCCCGCTGACTACCTTTGGACGCACCGCCGCTGGAAGCATAAGCGCCCTTAG
- a CDS encoding L-threonylcarbamoyladenylate synthase: MAATLLRIHPENPPQNRIQQVVDVLRRGGIIIYPTDTVYGIGCDIHNAKAVDKLCRIKGLNPEKAMLSFICADLSHISDYAHGITTPIYKVIKRALPGPFTFIFEASSKVPRQGGKQRKTVGIRVPDNQIIIQLVRELGNPIMSTSVREDENTLDEYVTDPDLIFEKYRSLVDLVIDGGFGNNVPSTIIDCTNDDFELVRQGAGDIEQYL; this comes from the coding sequence AGAACCGTATCCAGCAGGTAGTAGATGTACTACGCCGTGGGGGTATTATTATTTATCCGACGGACACGGTGTATGGCATTGGGTGCGATATTCATAATGCGAAGGCCGTTGACAAGCTGTGCCGCATCAAGGGCCTGAACCCGGAGAAGGCCATGCTGAGCTTTATCTGCGCCGACCTGTCGCACATCAGCGACTACGCCCACGGCATCACCACGCCCATTTATAAGGTGATCAAGCGCGCCCTGCCCGGGCCGTTCACATTCATCTTTGAGGCTAGCTCTAAGGTGCCGCGCCAGGGCGGCAAGCAGCGCAAAACCGTCGGCATCCGCGTGCCCGACAACCAGATCATCATTCAGCTGGTGCGCGAGCTGGGCAACCCCATCATGAGCACCTCGGTGCGCGAAGACGAAAACACGCTTGACGAGTACGTAACCGACCCCGACCTGATCTTCGAGAAATACCGCTCCCTGGTAGACCTCGTCATCGACGGCGGCTTCGGCAACAACGTCCCCAGCACCATCATCGACTGCACCAACGACGACTTCGAACTGGTCCGCCAGGGTGCCGGCGACATCGAGCAGTATCTGTAA